One Clostridiales bacterium DNA segment encodes these proteins:
- the rpmE gene encoding 50S ribosomal protein L31: MKEGIHPKYYQAVVKCACGETFVTGSTKKELHVEICSKCHPFFTGKQKLVDTGGRVEKFIKKYNLKPEEENK; this comes from the coding sequence ATGAAAGAAGGAATACATCCAAAATATTATCAGGCAGTCGTAAAATGCGCTTGTGGTGAAACATTTGTAACTGGTTCGACCAAAAAGGAACTTCATGTTGAAATTTGTTCCAAATGCCATCCTTTCTTTACAGGAAAGCAGAAACTCGTCGATACGGGTGGACGTGTTGAAAAGTTTATCAAAAAATATAATTTAAAACCAGAAGAAGAAAACAAATAA